Proteins from a single region of Phaeacidiphilus oryzae TH49:
- a CDS encoding Lrp/AsnC family transcriptional regulator yields the protein MPDRTSRQLPVQPRQTPPAAGAGPVLPAAPAPPAPPPVPELDETDRRILAALARDGRAPISRVATACNIARATAYARIDRLIELGVIRGHSVVIDHARAGLGLTVMVLVSGAQPDWQDTRRIISAFPEVEYAWFVAGSADIVVLLRLRDTRELREVILSRLQSIPGVTRTETLLVIDEIAHRPAVLPR from the coding sequence ATGCCCGACCGGACGAGTCGTCAACTGCCCGTGCAGCCGCGTCAGACGCCCCCGGCGGCGGGCGCCGGACCGGTGCTGCCGGCGGCTCCCGCGCCGCCCGCCCCGCCGCCGGTGCCCGAGCTGGACGAGACGGACCGCCGGATCCTGGCCGCGCTGGCCCGGGACGGCCGGGCGCCGATCAGCCGGGTCGCCACCGCCTGCAACATCGCCCGGGCGACGGCGTACGCGCGGATCGACCGGCTGATCGAACTCGGCGTGATCCGCGGCCACTCGGTGGTGATCGACCACGCCCGGGCCGGCCTCGGGCTCACCGTCATGGTGCTGGTCTCCGGGGCGCAGCCGGACTGGCAGGACACCCGGCGGATCATCAGCGCCTTCCCCGAGGTCGAGTACGCCTGGTTCGTGGCCGGCTCCGCGGACATCGTGGTGCTGCTGCGGCTGCGGGACACCCGGGAGTTGCGCGAGGTGATCCTCTCCCGGCTGCAGTCCATCCCCGGCGTCACCCGCACCGAGACCCTGCTGGTCATCGACGAGATCGCGCACCGCCCCGCGGTGCTGCCGCGGTGA
- a CDS encoding endo alpha-1,4 polygalactosaminidase encodes MSRTGRRALLGGAAVLAVLCAVAAALLLPGRGGGGPERGAAAGRGAASGRAAVRLPAAHAGFDYQIGGAYPPAAGVRVVSRDRSDPPPAGRYGICYVNAFQAQPDELGWWRRHHPELLLRGADGTPVIDRDWNEALLDVSSRARRTRLAAVVGAWIDGCARDGYQAVEPDNLDSYQRSQGRLSASDNAAFARLLAARAHADGLAIGQKNTAELLGRRAGIGFDFAVTEECGRYGECAAYASAYADRVFDVEYDPAGLAAACRSAAGRAISIVLRDRDVAPAGEPGHVYRTC; translated from the coding sequence GTGAGCAGGACCGGGCGCCGGGCGCTGCTCGGCGGCGCGGCGGTGCTGGCGGTGCTCTGCGCGGTGGCGGCGGCGCTGCTGCTGCCCGGACGGGGCGGCGGGGGGCCGGAGCGCGGGGCGGCGGCGGGGCGCGGGGCGGCGTCGGGGCGCGCCGCCGTGCGGCTGCCCGCGGCCCACGCCGGGTTCGACTACCAGATCGGCGGCGCCTACCCGCCGGCCGCCGGCGTCCGCGTGGTCTCCCGGGACCGCTCCGATCCGCCCCCCGCCGGGCGGTACGGGATCTGCTACGTCAACGCCTTCCAGGCCCAGCCGGACGAGCTCGGCTGGTGGCGGCGCCACCATCCGGAGCTGCTGCTGCGCGGGGCCGACGGGACGCCGGTGATCGACCGGGACTGGAACGAGGCGCTGCTGGACGTCTCCAGCCGGGCCAGGCGGACCCGGCTGGCGGCGGTGGTCGGCGCCTGGATCGACGGCTGCGCCAGGGACGGCTACCAGGCGGTCGAACCCGACAACCTGGACTCCTACCAGCGCTCCCAGGGCCGGCTCAGCGCCTCGGACAACGCCGCCTTCGCCCGGCTGCTGGCCGCCCGCGCCCACGCGGACGGCCTGGCGATCGGCCAGAAGAACACCGCCGAACTCCTCGGCCGCCGGGCCGGGATCGGCTTCGACTTCGCCGTCACCGAGGAGTGCGGGCGGTACGGGGAGTGCGCCGCGTACGCCTCGGCCTACGCCGACCGGGTCTTCGACGTCGAGTACGATCCGGCGGGCCTCGCCGCGGCCTGCCGCTCGGCCGCCGGCCGGGCGATCTCGATCGTCCTCCGCGACCGCGACGTCGCCCCGGCGGGCGAGCCGGGGCACGTCTACCGGACCTGCTGA
- the hpaD gene encoding 3,4-dihydroxyphenylacetate 2,3-dioxygenase — protein sequence MTERTFPPAPDVVRSAYAHLVVTDLARARWFWVDVLGLHVQYEGAGALCLRGTDELTHHNLVLTEGRVAALHHLAYRVRTPEDVDRAEEFFTALRRPVRRVPAGQGAPGVGDAVRVIDPLGFPVEFFHRIERGERLIQRYDLHRGAQIARLDHFNICTPDVPAAYAHYRSLGFGCSETIEGDEHQLYAAWMYRKQTVHDVAFTGAAGPRLHHLGVATHESHQVLRIADILGAQHLERHIERGPGRHGVSNAFYVYLRDPDGHRVEVYTSDYYTGDPDHETYRWSVHDDRRRDFWGNAVIESWYKEATPVLGLDGEPLPTSNSLLDESAVRVGADGLG from the coding sequence GTGACCGAGCGGACGTTCCCGCCCGCCCCCGACGTGGTGCGCTCGGCGTACGCGCACCTGGTGGTGACCGACCTGGCCCGGGCCCGCTGGTTCTGGGTGGACGTCCTGGGCCTCCACGTCCAGTACGAGGGCGCCGGCGCCCTCTGCCTGCGCGGGACCGACGAACTCACCCACCACAACCTGGTGCTGACCGAGGGTCGGGTCGCCGCCCTCCACCATCTCGCCTACCGGGTGCGGACCCCGGAGGACGTCGACCGGGCCGAGGAGTTCTTCACCGCGCTGCGCCGCCCGGTCCGCCGGGTGCCGGCCGGCCAGGGCGCCCCCGGGGTCGGCGACGCGGTCCGGGTGATCGACCCGCTGGGCTTCCCGGTGGAGTTCTTCCACCGGATCGAGCGCGGCGAGCGACTGATCCAGCGCTACGACCTCCACCGGGGCGCGCAGATCGCCCGGCTTGACCACTTCAACATCTGCACCCCCGACGTGCCGGCCGCCTACGCCCACTACCGCTCGCTCGGCTTCGGCTGCTCGGAGACCATCGAGGGCGACGAGCACCAGCTCTACGCGGCCTGGATGTACCGCAAGCAGACCGTCCACGACGTCGCCTTCACCGGTGCCGCCGGCCCCCGGCTGCACCATCTCGGGGTGGCCACCCACGAGTCCCACCAGGTGCTGCGGATCGCGGACATCCTGGGCGCCCAGCACCTGGAGCGGCACATCGAGCGCGGGCCCGGCCGGCACGGCGTCTCCAACGCCTTCTACGTCTACCTCCGCGACCCGGACGGCCACCGGGTGGAGGTGTACACCTCGGACTACTACACCGGCGACCCCGACCACGAGACCTACCGCTGGAGCGTCCACGACGACCGACGGCGGGACTTCTGGGGCAACGCCGTCATCGAGTCCTGGTACAAGGAGGCGACTCCGGTGCTCGGCCTCGACGGCGAACCGCTGCCCACCTCGAACAGCCTCCTGGACGAGTCCGCGGTGCGGGTCGGCGCGGACGGCCTCGGCTGA
- the hpaE gene encoding 5-carboxymethyl-2-hydroxymuconate semialdehyde dehydrogenase, with translation MSDTSTRPEGLPKTIPHWIGGRPAPSLDGAVFEVSEPVGNTPYATASRGSAADVDAAVQAAKAAFPAWSALGDRARATALNRIADAVEARHERLSAFETFDTGLPVTQSRGQARRAAENFRYFADVLVALGGEAFRQGSSQISYTVRRPAGVAGLITPWNTPFMLESWKLAPALAAGCTLVLKPAEWTPLSASLWPEIFAEAGLPDGTVNIVHGIGEEAGQALVDHPEVPRISFTGSTATGRHIVRSSAEHLKTLSMELGGKSPAVVFADADLDAALDSVVFGVFSLNGERCTAGSRVLVERPVYEEFTARLAERASRVRVGPPQDPATEVGALVHPEHYARVQGYLELGRKEARLLAGGGRPEHLPEGNYLQPTVFADVPRDARIFQEEIFGPVVCAAPFDTEEEAVELANATPYGLAAYVWTSDLARGHRIAHAVESGMLWINSHNVRDLRTPFGGVKASGLGREGGAHSIDFYSETKIVHVALEPPHTPRFGEGGESK, from the coding sequence ATGAGCGACACGAGCACACGGCCGGAGGGCCTGCCGAAGACCATCCCGCACTGGATCGGCGGGCGCCCGGCGCCCTCCCTCGACGGGGCCGTCTTCGAGGTGTCCGAGCCGGTCGGCAACACCCCGTACGCCACCGCGTCGCGCGGCTCGGCCGCCGATGTGGACGCGGCCGTCCAGGCCGCCAAGGCGGCCTTCCCCGCCTGGTCCGCGCTCGGCGACCGGGCCAGGGCCACCGCGCTGAACCGGATCGCGGACGCCGTCGAGGCCCGCCACGAGCGGCTGTCCGCCTTCGAGACCTTCGACACCGGTCTTCCGGTCACCCAGTCCCGCGGCCAGGCCCGGCGGGCGGCGGAGAACTTCCGGTACTTCGCGGACGTGCTGGTGGCCCTCGGCGGGGAGGCCTTCCGGCAGGGCAGCTCGCAGATCAGCTACACGGTCCGCCGCCCGGCCGGCGTCGCCGGGCTGATCACCCCGTGGAACACCCCCTTCATGCTGGAGAGCTGGAAGCTCGCCCCGGCGCTTGCGGCCGGCTGCACGCTGGTGCTCAAGCCGGCCGAGTGGACCCCGCTCTCCGCCTCCCTGTGGCCGGAGATCTTCGCCGAGGCCGGGCTCCCGGACGGCACGGTCAACATCGTCCACGGGATCGGCGAGGAGGCCGGGCAGGCCCTGGTCGACCATCCGGAGGTGCCGCGGATCTCCTTCACCGGCTCCACTGCGACCGGCCGGCACATCGTCCGCTCCTCCGCCGAGCATCTGAAGACCCTCTCCATGGAGCTCGGCGGCAAGTCCCCGGCCGTCGTCTTCGCCGACGCCGACCTGGACGCGGCCCTGGACTCGGTGGTCTTCGGCGTCTTCTCGCTCAACGGCGAGCGCTGCACCGCCGGTTCGCGGGTGCTGGTGGAGCGCCCGGTGTACGAGGAGTTCACCGCGCGGCTGGCCGAGCGGGCGTCCCGGGTCCGGGTCGGCCCGCCGCAGGACCCCGCCACCGAGGTCGGCGCGCTGGTCCACCCCGAGCACTACGCCCGGGTGCAGGGCTACCTCGAACTCGGCCGCAAGGAGGCGAGGCTGCTGGCCGGGGGCGGCCGCCCGGAGCACCTCCCGGAGGGCAACTACCTCCAGCCGACGGTCTTCGCCGACGTCCCCCGGGACGCCCGGATCTTCCAGGAGGAGATCTTCGGCCCGGTGGTCTGCGCGGCCCCCTTCGACACCGAGGAGGAGGCCGTGGAGCTGGCCAACGCCACCCCGTACGGGCTGGCCGCCTACGTCTGGACCTCCGATCTCGCCCGGGGCCACCGGATCGCCCACGCCGTGGAGTCCGGGATGCTCTGGATCAACTCCCACAACGTCCGCGACCTCCGCACCCCCTTCGGCGGGGTGAAGGCCTCCGGCCTCGGGCGCGAGGGCGGGGCGCACAGCATCGACTTCTACTCCGAGACGAAGATCGTCCACGTGGCCCTGGAGCCGCCGCACACCCCGAGGTTCGGCGAGGGAGGCGAGTCGAAGTGA
- the dapA gene encoding 4-hydroxy-tetrahydrodipicolinate synthase, with amino-acid sequence MKFRSDPSAIRGSIAPVVTPFAEDGSVDHESLRRLIRFQLESGSHGVSLGGSTGEPSAQSAAERIAAIRVAAEAVGDRVPFLPGTGSHKLDETLEVTAAAREAGADAALVITPYYARPTQEALYRWYATVAREFPDLPIVAYNVPSRTAVDIAPETVRRLFSDFDNFVGVKETTKDFEHFSRVLHACGRELLVWSGIELLCLPLLALGGAGFVSAVANLAPAAVARMYEAWQAGDLETARDLHYRLHPLVDLLFVETNPAPAKWVLHRQGRIASDHVRPPLIGLTSEGEGKVRRLLAAGGDLTAQI; translated from the coding sequence GTGAAGTTCCGCAGTGACCCGTCCGCGATCCGCGGCTCGATCGCCCCCGTCGTCACCCCGTTCGCCGAGGACGGCTCGGTGGACCACGAGTCGCTGCGCCGGCTGATCCGGTTCCAGCTGGAGTCCGGCTCGCACGGCGTCTCGCTGGGCGGCTCCACCGGCGAGCCCAGCGCGCAGAGCGCAGCGGAGCGGATCGCCGCGATCCGGGTGGCCGCCGAGGCCGTCGGCGACCGGGTGCCCTTCCTGCCCGGCACCGGCTCCCACAAGCTGGACGAGACCCTGGAGGTCACGGCGGCGGCCCGGGAGGCGGGCGCGGACGCGGCGCTGGTGATCACGCCGTACTACGCCCGCCCGACCCAGGAGGCGCTGTACCGCTGGTACGCCACGGTGGCGCGGGAGTTCCCCGACCTGCCGATCGTGGCGTACAACGTGCCGTCCCGGACGGCGGTGGACATCGCGCCGGAGACGGTCCGGCGGCTCTTCTCGGACTTCGACAACTTCGTCGGCGTCAAGGAGACCACCAAGGACTTCGAGCACTTCTCCCGCGTCCTCCACGCCTGCGGGCGCGAGCTGCTGGTCTGGTCCGGGATCGAGCTGCTGTGCCTGCCGCTGCTGGCCCTCGGCGGGGCGGGCTTCGTCTCGGCGGTGGCCAACCTGGCCCCGGCGGCGGTGGCCCGGATGTACGAGGCCTGGCAGGCCGGCGACCTCGAGACGGCCCGCGATCTCCACTACCGGCTGCACCCGCTGGTCGACCTCCTCTTCGTGGAGACCAACCCGGCCCCGGCCAAATGGGTGCTCCACCGCCAGGGCCGGATCGCCTCGGACCACGTACGGCCGCCGCTGATCGGACTGACCTCGGAGGGCGAGGGGAAGGTCCGCCGGCTGCTCGCCGCCGGCGGCGATCTGACGGCACAGATCTGA
- a CDS encoding fumarylacetoacetate hydrolase family protein gives MTHPLGRTPSKIVAVHLNYRGRAAERGRTPAQPSYFLKPPSSLAGSGDPIPRPHGCELLGFEGEIALVIGERAHRVTPEDGWRHVGFVTAANDAGVYDLRYADRGSNLRSKGADGFTPLGPRLLDARQVDPAGLRLRTWLNGELVQDDTTDGLLFPFGLLVADLSRLMTLEPGDVVLTGTPAGASVARPGDLVEVEVSAGAESTTGRLRSPVVEDARELAGWGAGPRADEAERAAAWGAGYRPAPAVAPEIEAGLRSVAVATLSAQLRRRGLPHMSVDGVRPTRPDLRLVGAAHTLRYLPLREDLFARHGNGMNAQKRAIEEIRPGQVLVMDARRDASAGTLGDILALRALKRGAAGVVTDGGLRDSEPVAALDLPVYHAGAHPSVLGRRHVPWDSGVPIACGGALVQPGDLLVGDADGVVVVPPELAEELIADCREQERQERFITERVAAGESVDGLYPLGPKWRARYENWCKGEGQ, from the coding sequence ATGACGCATCCGCTGGGGCGCACCCCGTCGAAGATCGTGGCGGTGCACCTCAACTACCGCGGCCGGGCCGCCGAGCGCGGCCGCACCCCGGCCCAGCCCTCCTACTTCCTCAAGCCGCCCTCCTCGCTGGCCGGTTCCGGCGACCCGATCCCCCGCCCGCACGGCTGCGAACTCCTCGGCTTCGAGGGCGAGATCGCGCTCGTCATCGGCGAGCGGGCGCACCGGGTGACGCCCGAGGACGGCTGGCGGCACGTCGGTTTCGTCACCGCGGCCAACGACGCCGGGGTCTACGACCTCCGCTACGCCGACCGCGGCTCCAACCTCCGCTCCAAGGGCGCCGACGGCTTCACCCCGCTCGGCCCGCGGCTGCTGGACGCCCGGCAGGTCGACCCGGCCGGGCTGCGCCTGCGCACCTGGCTCAACGGCGAGCTGGTGCAGGACGACACCACCGACGGCCTCCTCTTCCCGTTCGGCCTGCTGGTCGCGGACCTCTCCCGGCTGATGACCCTGGAGCCGGGGGACGTCGTCCTCACCGGCACCCCGGCCGGCGCCTCGGTGGCCCGGCCCGGCGACCTGGTGGAGGTCGAGGTCTCCGCCGGCGCGGAGTCGACGACCGGCCGGCTGCGCTCCCCGGTGGTCGAGGACGCGCGCGAGCTGGCCGGCTGGGGCGCGGGCCCGCGCGCCGACGAGGCCGAGCGGGCGGCCGCCTGGGGCGCCGGCTACCGCCCCGCCCCGGCCGTCGCCCCCGAGATCGAGGCGGGACTCCGCTCGGTGGCGGTGGCCACCCTCAGCGCGCAGCTGCGCAGGCGCGGCCTGCCGCACATGTCCGTGGACGGCGTCCGCCCGACCCGTCCGGACCTCCGCCTCGTCGGGGCCGCCCACACCCTCCGCTACCTCCCCCTGCGCGAGGACCTGTTCGCCCGTCACGGCAACGGGATGAACGCGCAGAAGCGGGCGATCGAGGAGATCCGGCCGGGCCAGGTGCTGGTGATGGACGCCCGCCGGGACGCCTCGGCCGGGACGCTGGGCGACATCCTGGCGCTCCGCGCCCTCAAGCGCGGGGCGGCCGGCGTGGTCACCGACGGCGGGCTGCGGGACAGCGAGCCGGTGGCCGCCCTGGACCTGCCGGTCTACCACGCGGGGGCGCACCCGTCGGTGCTGGGCCGGCGGCACGTCCCATGGGACTCCGGGGTGCCGATCGCCTGCGGCGGGGCCCTGGTGCAGCCGGGCGACCTGCTGGTCGGGGACGCCGACGGGGTGGTGGTGGTGCCGCCGGAGCTCGCCGAGGAGCTGATCGCGGACTGCCGGGAGCAGGAGCGGCAGGAGCGCTTCATCACCGAGCGGGTGGCGGCCGGCGAGAGCGTCGACGGACTGTACCCGCTCGGGCCCAAGTGGCGTGCCCGGTACGAGAACTGGTGCAAGGGAGAAGGTCAGTGA
- the hpaB gene encoding 4-hydroxyphenylacetate 3-monooxygenase, oxygenase component — protein MAARTGKQFLDRLADTRTVVEVQGERLTGGIAEHPAYRNVVRSYAELYDLQHAPEHRDVLTYPSPSSGERVGTSFLAPATPEDLRKRRQAFKVWADHSMGMLGRTGDYLNSSLMALSSAADWFGQANPAFGENIRRYYEKVREEDLLTTHTLIPPQVNRALSGTQQAGGKLTARVVREDDNGVVVRGARMLATIAPFADELLVFPSTVLRGTPEDKPYSFAFALPSDAPGLRYLAREPLDYNRPSFDHPLSSRFEEPDAVVVFDDVHVPYERCFVLGEPELCNGFYSETSAVVHMTHQVVTRTTAKTEYVLGLVSLLTEAIGIEQFQHVQQDVAEIISTLETLRAFLRAAEADAEVNEYGVLTPAWAPLNAARNLYPRLYQRFPEILRKFGASGLMATPTEADVHGPAAQDIEDYLQSATLTGPERLRLFRLVWDTCISAFSSRQALYEYYFFGDPVRMAGAYVKSYDREPYKARVRAFLERD, from the coding sequence ATGGCCGCACGTACCGGCAAGCAGTTCCTGGACCGGCTCGCCGACACCCGCACCGTCGTGGAGGTGCAGGGCGAGAGGCTGACCGGCGGCATCGCCGAGCACCCGGCGTACCGCAACGTCGTCCGCAGCTACGCCGAGCTGTACGACCTGCAGCACGCGCCCGAGCACCGCGACGTGCTGACCTACCCCTCCCCCTCCAGCGGTGAGCGCGTCGGCACCTCGTTCCTGGCCCCCGCCACCCCGGAGGACCTCCGCAAGCGCCGCCAGGCGTTCAAGGTCTGGGCCGACCACAGCATGGGGATGCTCGGGCGCACCGGGGACTACCTCAACTCCTCGCTGATGGCGCTGAGTTCGGCCGCCGACTGGTTCGGCCAGGCCAACCCTGCCTTCGGCGAGAACATCCGCCGGTACTACGAGAAGGTCCGCGAGGAGGACCTCCTCACCACCCACACCCTGATCCCGCCGCAGGTCAACCGGGCGCTGTCAGGCACCCAGCAGGCCGGCGGCAAGCTCACCGCCCGGGTGGTGCGGGAGGACGACAACGGGGTGGTGGTGCGCGGGGCGCGGATGCTGGCCACCATCGCGCCCTTCGCCGACGAGCTGCTGGTCTTCCCCTCGACGGTGCTCCGCGGCACCCCCGAGGACAAGCCGTACTCCTTCGCCTTCGCCCTCCCCAGCGACGCCCCCGGGCTGCGCTACCTGGCCCGCGAGCCGCTCGACTACAACCGCCCGTCCTTCGACCACCCGCTCTCCTCCCGCTTCGAGGAGCCGGACGCGGTGGTGGTCTTCGACGACGTCCATGTCCCGTACGAGCGCTGCTTCGTGCTGGGCGAGCCGGAGCTGTGCAACGGCTTCTACAGCGAGACCTCGGCCGTGGTGCACATGACCCACCAGGTGGTCACCCGCACCACCGCCAAGACCGAGTACGTCCTCGGCCTGGTCTCGCTGCTCACCGAGGCGATCGGGATCGAGCAGTTCCAGCACGTCCAGCAGGACGTCGCCGAGATCATCTCCACCCTGGAGACCCTGCGCGCCTTCCTCCGGGCCGCCGAGGCGGACGCCGAGGTCAACGAGTACGGCGTCCTCACCCCCGCCTGGGCGCCGCTGAACGCGGCCCGCAACCTCTACCCCAGGCTCTACCAGCGCTTCCCGGAGATCCTCCGCAAGTTCGGCGCCTCCGGGCTGATGGCCACCCCCACCGAGGCCGACGTCCACGGCCCGGCGGCCCAGGACATCGAGGACTACCTGCAGTCGGCGACCCTCACCGGCCCCGAGCGGCTGCGGCTCTTCCGGCTGGTCTGGGACACCTGCATCTCGGCCTTCTCCTCCCGCCAGGCGCTGTACGAGTACTACTTCTTCGGCGACCCGGTGCGGATGGCCGGCGCCTACGTCAAGTCCTACGACCGCGAGCCCTACAAGGCCCGGGTGCGGGCCTTCCTGGAGCGTGACTGA
- a CDS encoding flavin reductase family protein, producing the protein MPDPLPSMEIHASQPPPTPGALRACLSRFATGVTVVTYDTPEGPRGATMNSFTSVSAEPPLVLVSVARRARCHGPLGSGIPFCVNVLGAEQEAVARRFAGAPVPGEPEWAPRARVPRLATPLAWVECDPWRTYDGGDHTLVLGLVTALGHRDGDALTYAWSRFGGIAEAAEGMEYLI; encoded by the coding sequence ATGCCAGACCCCCTGCCGTCGATGGAGATCCACGCCTCCCAGCCGCCGCCCACCCCCGGCGCCCTCCGCGCCTGCCTCTCCCGGTTCGCGACCGGGGTCACCGTGGTCACCTACGACACCCCCGAGGGCCCGCGCGGGGCGACCATGAACTCCTTCACCTCGGTCTCGGCCGAGCCGCCACTGGTCCTGGTGAGCGTGGCGCGCCGGGCGCGCTGCCACGGTCCGCTCGGTTCCGGCATCCCGTTCTGCGTCAATGTGCTGGGCGCCGAGCAGGAGGCCGTCGCGCGGCGCTTCGCCGGCGCGCCGGTCCCCGGCGAACCGGAGTGGGCGCCGCGGGCCCGGGTGCCGCGCCTGGCGACCCCGCTGGCCTGGGTGGAGTGCGACCCCTGGCGGACGTACGACGGCGGGGACCACACCCTGGTCCTGGGCCTGGTGACGGCCCTGGGCCACCGGGACGGGGACGCCCTCACCTACGCCTGGAGCCGGTTCGGCGGCATCGCCGAGGCGGCCGAGGGCATGGAGTACCTCATCTGA
- a CDS encoding MarR family winged helix-turn-helix transcriptional regulator — protein MSKDVSNEQRRDPEELDFWSFIDYAIGRSGRELPGLDPLAMRLVLTLTRAASMIVYDLESGVHRPRGLSWPGFRVLFAIWHTGPVEARKVAELTGMSRAAVSALVNTLDRDGLVERRRAPHDGRAVLLDLTDAGHDAITDAFAAQNEREQEWASSLTPDESRTLAALLNKLAAGSAGFQARRRDRDRADRPGGRRLAAGRGPAENGAHEPE, from the coding sequence GTGTCCAAGGACGTGTCCAACGAGCAGCGCAGGGACCCGGAGGAGCTCGACTTCTGGTCCTTCATCGACTACGCCATCGGCCGCTCGGGCCGCGAGCTCCCCGGCCTCGACCCGCTGGCGATGCGACTGGTGCTCACCCTCACCCGGGCCGCGAGCATGATCGTCTACGACCTGGAGTCCGGCGTCCACCGGCCGCGCGGCCTCTCCTGGCCGGGCTTCCGGGTGCTCTTCGCGATCTGGCACACCGGACCGGTCGAGGCCCGCAAGGTCGCCGAGCTCACCGGGATGAGCCGGGCCGCCGTCTCCGCCCTGGTCAACACCCTCGACCGGGACGGCCTGGTGGAGCGCCGGCGGGCCCCGCACGACGGCCGGGCGGTCCTCCTCGACCTCACCGACGCGGGCCACGACGCCATCACCGACGCCTTCGCCGCCCAGAACGAACGCGAGCAGGAATGGGCGTCCTCCCTCACCCCGGACGAAAGCCGCACCCTGGCCGCCCTGTTGAACAAGCTGGCCGCCGGCTCGGCCGGCTTCCAGGCCCGCCGCCGCGACCGCGACCGGGCCGACCGGCCCGGCGGCCGACGGCTGGCGGCGGGCCGCGGCCCCGCAGAGAATGGGGCCCATGAGCCAGAATGA
- a CDS encoding DUF2630 family protein, translated as MSQNDQTGNAPSRRSGDADIISDIGAMVERERALRAEISAGGAGEEGAREELLGIEVRLDQCWDLLRQRRARQEFGENPDDAQVRPADEVENYRS; from the coding sequence ATGAGCCAGAATGACCAGACCGGGAACGCTCCCTCGCGCCGCAGCGGCGACGCGGACATCATCTCCGACATCGGCGCCATGGTGGAGCGCGAACGCGCCCTGCGGGCGGAGATCTCGGCCGGCGGCGCCGGCGAGGAAGGCGCCCGCGAGGAGCTGCTCGGCATCGAGGTCCGCCTCGACCAGTGCTGGGACCTCCTCCGCCAGCGGCGGGCCCGCCAGGAGTTCGGCGAGAACCCCGACGACGCCCAGGTCCGCCCGGCCGACGAGGTGGAGAACTACCGAAGCTGA
- a CDS encoding HdeD family acid-resistance protein: protein MSSQHQASDPDHRADAGAGAGAGAGSAPGADTGPQYTQDFARDQEQAAGPGHAQGAPHGTAHGTAHGTAPGSAHGTAPGSEHERRESRQEPPGPINYLVRRGWQGLLVTGVAAIVLGSLVLAWPGETLVVVGVLFGVYLVVTGVFQLFTAFGTHGGGGMRALAFISGALSIVLGLFCFRGTLESIFLLAIWIGIGWLFRGISLAMASFSDPAMPARGWQGFVGVVSALAGVVLMVSPFRSIAVLTLVAGIWLIVLGFSEVFAAFRVRNRAKDLPHRL, encoded by the coding sequence ATGAGCTCTCAACACCAGGCCAGCGATCCCGACCACCGGGCGGACGCCGGAGCGGGCGCCGGAGCCGGCGCCGGCTCCGCCCCCGGTGCGGACACCGGTCCGCAGTACACCCAGGACTTCGCGCGGGACCAGGAGCAGGCTGCCGGACCGGGCCACGCGCAGGGCGCTCCGCACGGCACCGCGCATGGCACTGCGCACGGCACCGCGCCGGGCTCTGCACACGGCACCGCGCCGGGCTCGGAGCACGAGCGGCGGGAATCCCGGCAGGAACCCCCGGGGCCGATCAACTACCTGGTCCGACGCGGCTGGCAGGGCCTGCTGGTGACCGGTGTGGCGGCGATCGTCCTCGGCAGTCTGGTGCTCGCCTGGCCGGGCGAGACGCTGGTCGTGGTGGGCGTGCTGTTCGGCGTGTACCTGGTGGTCACCGGCGTCTTCCAGCTGTTCACCGCCTTCGGCACGCACGGCGGCGGCGGGATGCGGGCGCTGGCGTTCATCAGCGGCGCCCTCTCCATCGTGCTGGGCCTGTTCTGCTTCCGCGGCACGCTGGAGTCGATCTTCCTGCTGGCGATCTGGATCGGGATCGGCTGGCTCTTCCGGGGCATCTCGCTGGCGATGGCGTCGTTCTCCGACCCGGCGATGCCGGCCCGCGGCTGGCAGGGCTTCGTCGGCGTGGTGAGCGCGCTGGCCGGTGTGGTGCTGATGGTGTCGCCGTTCCGCTCGATCGCGGTGCTGACGCTGGTGGCCGGCATCTGGCTGATCGTCCTCGGGTTCAGCGAGGTGTTCGCCGCCTTCCGGGTGCGGAACCGCGCCAAGGACCTGCCGCACCGGCTCTGA